A genomic region of Ignavibacteria bacterium contains the following coding sequences:
- a CDS encoding glycosyltransferase family 9 protein — translation MKILSRPEKVKNILVVRQHNQIGDIIVSVPMFAALKKKFPNASLALAAAQTNYPVPFLKMNPYLSEAIVFDRSSLINVIKFFIKLRKTKFDIGIVPSTIKISRTSHLINYLSGAKIRIGVRSVGSVSNKSSRLLNIKSDYEWIKNNIHQIKRNLDVVQQIGCFLSEEEINDCLQSSIQRNLPFAEKFIHNQYKNRNKPLIGIHVGAGQKKNIWPALNYFQLIEKLLEKFALNLLITCGPLDSEIVEKLSHKFKKLKIKYVVEKEFELNDLTGIISKMDLFITNNTGTMHIAGTTGVNMISLFTEAEAAEWNPYGENKFYVQSKTDNINDISVNEVLELALKILNKQN, via the coding sequence TTGAAAATTTTGTCTCGCCCGGAAAAGGTCAAAAATATTCTTGTTGTTCGTCAGCATAATCAAATTGGGGATATCATCGTCTCAGTTCCAATGTTTGCTGCATTGAAAAAAAAATTCCCGAATGCATCGCTCGCGCTTGCAGCAGCACAAACAAATTATCCAGTTCCATTTTTAAAGATGAATCCCTATTTAAGCGAAGCGATCGTATTTGACAGATCTTCACTTATAAATGTAATTAAATTTTTTATCAAGCTGCGAAAAACTAAATTTGATATTGGCATTGTTCCATCTACAATAAAAATTTCGAGGACTTCCCATTTAATAAATTATCTTTCCGGTGCAAAAATTCGGATTGGCGTGAGGAGTGTCGGAAGTGTTTCAAATAAATCTTCCAGATTATTAAATATTAAATCCGATTACGAATGGATAAAAAATAACATTCATCAGATTAAAAGAAACCTTGATGTTGTTCAGCAGATTGGTTGTTTCTTATCGGAGGAAGAAATTAACGATTGTCTGCAGAGTTCAATTCAGAGGAATCTTCCTTTTGCTGAAAAATTTATTCACAACCAATACAAAAATAGGAATAAACCACTAATTGGAATTCATGTTGGGGCGGGACAGAAAAAAAATATCTGGCCAGCTTTGAATTATTTTCAGCTAATTGAAAAGCTGTTGGAAAAATTTGCATTGAATCTCTTGATTACTTGTGGACCTCTTGACAGTGAAATTGTCGAGAAATTGAGCCATAAATTTAAAAAGTTGAAAATAAAATATGTCGTCGAAAAGGAATTTGAATTAAATGATCTAACCGGGATTATTAGTAAAATGGATTTATTTATTACAAATAATACCGGAACTATGCACATTGCGGGAACCACCGGCGTGAACATGATTTCACTTTTTACTGAAGCAGAAGCGGCGGAATGGAATCCATACGGCGAGAACAAATTTTACGTACAATCAAAAACAGATAACATCAACGATATATCCGTCAATGAAGTCTTGGAATTAGCGTTAAAAATTTTGAATAAGCAGAATTAA
- a CDS encoding glycosyltransferase: MAVLKTSIIIAFYNRIDFIQLVLAGFERQSFKEFEIIIADDGSDEKSLYELKEIIKKSSLSIKHVWHEDKGFRKNKILNKAVIESASDYLVFVDGDCIPHREFTAEHFRNRAEKKCLAGRRVNLSKRITSKLNPEEIKNGFLEKKLVTILFDSIFGKTYDAEKGFYIKSQFVREIINRKKRGLLGSNFSIHKKDLLDINGFDERYDGASVGEDTDIQFRLELNGVKIESLNNAAIQYHIYHDYQERAMKNWEIFKSVKKSGIYFTPYGIQK, from the coding sequence ATTGCTGTATTGAAAACTTCGATAATTATTGCGTTTTACAATAGAATCGATTTTATTCAGCTTGTGCTTGCGGGATTTGAGAGACAATCGTTCAAAGAGTTTGAAATAATAATCGCTGACGATGGTTCAGATGAAAAATCTTTGTACGAATTGAAAGAAATTATTAAAAAATCATCGCTCAGTATAAAACATGTTTGGCATGAAGATAAAGGTTTCAGAAAAAATAAGATTCTGAATAAAGCTGTAATTGAATCTGCGTCAGATTATCTCGTCTTTGTTGATGGCGATTGTATCCCTCATCGCGAGTTTACCGCCGAGCATTTCAGGAACAGAGCGGAAAAAAAATGTTTGGCAGGCAGGAGAGTTAATTTATCTAAAAGGATCACTTCCAAATTAAATCCTGAAGAAATCAAAAATGGTTTTCTTGAAAAAAAGCTCGTTACAATTCTTTTCGATAGTATTTTTGGTAAAACTTATGATGCCGAAAAGGGCTTTTATATTAAATCGCAGTTTGTTAGAGAAATTATAAATCGAAAAAAACGAGGGCTGCTCGGCTCAAACTTCTCTATTCATAAAAAAGATCTTTTGGACATCAACGGCTTCGATGAGCGCTACGACGGAGCTTCGGTGGGCGAAGATACAGATATTCAATTCAGATTAGAGCTTAATGGAGTTAAGATTGAATCGTTAAATAATGCAGCGATCCAATATCACATCTATCACGATTATCAAGAAAGAGCAATGAAAAATTGGGAGATATTTAAATCTGTGAAAAAGTCCGGAATTTATTTTACGCCGTATGGAATCCAAAAATAA